The following proteins are encoded in a genomic region of Clostridia bacterium:
- a CDS encoding UvrB/UvrC motif-containing protein: MLCENCKKREATVFYEENINGKKKSYKLCPDCAAEKGVSIPDFGREMLNFGGGLFGGGLFNGLLNAAMPSFALESGRREPRGEKRCPVCGSTLADITRNGRLGCGECYSVFGGMPLPKPKREPGEEPPKNETPSREELEAQLKKAVADENFEEAARIRDVLRGKNA, from the coding sequence ATGTTGTGTGAAAACTGCAAGAAAAGAGAAGCGACCGTCTTCTACGAGGAAAACATAAACGGCAAAAAGAAGAGCTACAAGCTCTGTCCCGACTGCGCGGCGGAAAAGGGAGTCAGCATCCCCGACTTCGGCAGGGAGATGCTGAACTTCGGCGGCGGTCTGTTCGGCGGCGGCCTTTTCAACGGCCTGCTGAACGCCGCGATGCCGTCCTTCGCGCTCGAAAGCGGCAGGCGCGAGCCCCGCGGCGAAAAGCGCTGCCCCGTCTGCGGCTCCACGCTCGCGGACATAACCCGCAACGGCCGTCTTGGCTGCGGCGAATGCTACAGCGTCTTCGGCGGCATGCCGCTGCCGAAGCCGAAGCGCGAGCCCGGCGAGGAACCGCCGAAGAACGAAACGCCTTCGCGCGAGGAACTCGAGGCGCAGCTGAAAAAAGCCGTCGCCGATGAAAACTTCGAGGAGGCGGCGCGCATCAGGGACGTGCTGCGCGGAAAGAACGCGTAA
- a CDS encoding CtsR family transcriptional regulator: MAMTDRIYAMIRELIESEGSAEIARNELAGKLGCVPSQINYVISSRFTPEQGYIVESRRGGGGYIRIRMVDGSRDGYRMHIVNSIGAYIDMNSAFAILRNLVANGCLTEKEGKLILAALRSRSVASLPPETAGAIRADLLKNMLMNI; the protein is encoded by the coding sequence ATGGCAATGACCGACAGGATATACGCGATGATACGCGAGCTTATCGAAAGCGAGGGTTCCGCGGAGATCGCCCGCAACGAACTCGCGGGCAAGCTCGGGTGCGTTCCGAGCCAGATAAACTACGTTATCTCCTCGCGCTTCACGCCGGAGCAGGGTTACATCGTGGAGAGCCGGCGCGGAGGCGGCGGCTACATCCGCATCAGAATGGTTGACGGCAGCCGCGACGGCTACCGGATGCATATAGTCAACAGCATCGGCGCATATATAGATATGAACTCCGCCTTCGCGATACTGCGCAACCTCGTCGCCAACGGCTGCCTGACCGAGAAGGAGGGCAAGCTGATCCTCGCCGCGCTCCGCAGCAGGAGCGTAGCGTCGCTTCCGCCGGAGACCGCGGGCGCGATCCGCGCGGACCTTCTCAAAAATATGCTCATGAATATTTAG
- the thpR gene encoding RNA 2',3'-cyclic phosphodiesterase: protein MRLFVAIEFPPEIKDALSAAIVSLKSQGVSANFTSRENMHLTLAFIGETHRLADAKAALDTVKARTFRVALGGSGAFGDLLWAGLRREPGLDFLAAKVREALNAAAFALDPKPFRPHITLARRAVCEGKPQLELPAVSAPVTEFVLMRSDRVDGRLVYTPVFRKALG, encoded by the coding sequence ATGAGACTTTTCGTCGCCATAGAGTTCCCGCCGGAGATAAAGGACGCCCTCTCCGCCGCGATCGTTTCGCTGAAATCGCAGGGCGTGTCCGCGAACTTCACCAGCCGCGAGAATATGCACCTGACGCTCGCCTTCATCGGCGAGACACACCGCCTTGCCGATGCGAAGGCGGCGCTCGATACCGTGAAAGCGCGTACCTTCCGCGTCGCGCTCGGCGGCTCGGGCGCCTTCGGCGATCTGCTCTGGGCGGGACTCCGCCGCGAGCCCGGCCTCGACTTCCTCGCCGCGAAGGTGCGCGAAGCGCTCAACGCCGCCGCCTTCGCGCTCGACCCGAAGCCCTTCCGCCCGCATATCACCCTCGCGCGCCGCGCCGTCTGCGAGGGGAAGCCGCAGCTCGAGCTGCCCGCCGTTTCCGCGCCGGTAACGGAGTTCGTCCTCATGCGCTCCGACCGCGTCGACGGCCGCCTCGTCTACACCCCCGTCTTCCGCAAAGCCCTCGGCTGA
- a CDS encoding dockerin type I repeat-containing protein, producing the protein MKRLISIIIAIAMLIGIAPLAVFAGGGNDFPPVPCINEGNPIRAEGEYEFDYDGSGVYINLYTGAAGMYTIESESDLDLYCYVYDSEGQQLGYDDDSGEYTNFKCYCDLGKRTNVYIYVGMWGSSSGHVKVTVSRSDVQSVDVISWPTKTTYLPNDRNPDLAGLTFRINYANGDKATWMPASGEYSDVESPDGVICKADFEDEPTAGCANRVIIECYGFRFVYDVSFLSYNFDEARVTRMPYRTEYIVGLDNHSFYPDGMLIQFCKNGSPVETVNFRNDSPTHPFFQDYVFPDEYSLGDNTVTVRFTNGVTAELTVTGIENPYKSIEFVKLPDKTVYDTTPNGFFPAPDLTGAVLRIHYKNDDYYDYTFENNYDWQILGHYYMCDFESGLSVGTNTVMFEYCGMTCSFNVTGTASKIKSIELTKLPDHTVYYIGEQYPSIKGAVLKVNYTDNTYKTIVFKDDTRYVDGFYIDFWFDGDITVAGANTATLWYGGESVTIDVTFVESGIKRITVAQEPYNNEFALSSVVRPEDLDGLVLNVTYKDGTTESWDFTANGGIFKGTQTFSAAYIQHDGYNAVTLDMAGNHATIYLLAKDFYVMQREIINNADAFGNNATIKFTLEDGKTFEVTFVGKYNENDYATGFFTLPGYGTFSYDLYRNVTLTGVKGVNVYVFQNNEPIFVPMEEGGVSKGDMDGDGEITVADALKALRIAAKLVAPTAQDITLGDVDNDGEITVADALKILRVAAKLAPPSSLG; encoded by the coding sequence ATGAAACGGCTTATTTCAATCATTATCGCTATCGCGATGCTCATCGGGATCGCGCCGCTCGCGGTCTTCGCCGGCGGCGGAAACGACTTCCCGCCGGTGCCCTGCATCAACGAGGGCAACCCCATCCGCGCGGAAGGCGAATACGAATTCGACTACGACGGCAGCGGGGTCTACATCAACCTCTACACCGGCGCCGCGGGTATGTATACCATCGAATCGGAGAGCGATCTCGACCTCTACTGCTACGTCTATGACAGCGAAGGTCAGCAGCTCGGCTACGACGACGACAGCGGCGAATACACCAACTTCAAGTGCTACTGCGACCTTGGAAAAAGGACGAACGTATACATTTACGTCGGCATGTGGGGCTCCTCCTCGGGCCACGTGAAGGTCACCGTATCGCGCTCCGACGTGCAGAGCGTCGACGTCATCAGCTGGCCGACGAAAACGACCTACCTGCCGAACGATCGCAATCCCGACCTTGCCGGTCTCACGTTCAGGATAAACTACGCGAACGGCGACAAGGCGACCTGGATGCCCGCTTCCGGCGAGTACTCCGACGTTGAATCCCCCGACGGCGTCATATGCAAGGCCGATTTTGAAGACGAGCCCACGGCGGGCTGCGCCAACCGCGTCATAATCGAATGCTACGGTTTCAGATTCGTCTACGACGTCAGCTTTCTCTCCTACAACTTCGACGAGGCGCGCGTCACCCGTATGCCCTACAGAACGGAATACATCGTCGGGCTCGATAACCACAGCTTCTACCCCGACGGCATGCTGATACAGTTCTGTAAAAACGGCTCGCCCGTAGAAACGGTCAACTTCCGCAACGATTCGCCCACGCATCCGTTCTTTCAGGATTACGTCTTTCCCGACGAGTACTCGCTCGGCGATAACACGGTCACGGTCAGATTCACCAACGGCGTCACCGCCGAGCTGACCGTTACCGGCATCGAGAATCCCTATAAGTCCATCGAGTTCGTCAAGCTTCCGGACAAGACCGTCTACGACACCACGCCCAACGGCTTCTTCCCCGCTCCCGACCTCACCGGCGCGGTGCTGCGCATCCATTACAAGAACGACGATTATTACGACTACACGTTCGAAAATAACTACGACTGGCAGATACTCGGGCATTATTACATGTGCGACTTCGAATCGGGGCTCTCGGTCGGAACAAACACCGTTATGTTCGAATACTGCGGCATGACCTGCTCCTTCAACGTCACCGGCACCGCGTCCAAGATAAAGAGCATCGAGCTGACGAAGCTCCCCGACCACACCGTCTACTATATCGGCGAACAGTATCCCTCGATCAAGGGCGCGGTCCTGAAGGTCAACTACACGGACAACACCTATAAGACCATCGTCTTCAAAGACGACACCAGATACGTCGACGGCTTCTATATCGACTTCTGGTTCGACGGCGACATCACGGTCGCCGGCGCGAACACCGCCACGCTCTGGTACGGCGGCGAGAGCGTCACGATCGACGTCACCTTCGTGGAGAGCGGTATCAAGCGCATAACCGTCGCGCAGGAACCCTACAATAACGAATTCGCCCTCTCCTCCGTCGTCAGACCCGAGGACCTGGACGGCCTCGTGCTGAACGTGACCTATAAAGACGGCACGACGGAAAGCTGGGACTTCACCGCGAACGGCGGTATCTTCAAGGGCACGCAGACCTTCAGCGCCGCTTATATCCAGCACGACGGCTACAACGCCGTGACGCTCGACATGGCCGGCAATCACGCGACGATCTATCTGCTCGCCAAAGACTTCTACGTCATGCAGCGCGAAATAATCAACAACGCCGACGCCTTCGGCAACAACGCCACGATCAAGTTCACGCTCGAGGACGGCAAAACGTTCGAGGTCACCTTCGTCGGCAAATATAACGAAAACGACTACGCGACCGGCTTCTTCACCCTCCCCGGATACGGCACCTTCAGCTACGACCTCTACCGCAACGTCACGCTGACCGGAGTCAAGGGCGTCAACGTCTACGTCTTCCAGAACAACGAACCGATATTCGTGCCTATGGAAGAAGGCGGCGTTTCCAAGGGCGATATGGACGGCGACGGCGAGATCACGGTCGCCGACGCGCTGAAAGCGCTCCGCATCGCCGCCAAGCTCGTCGCCCCGACCGCGCAGGATATCACGCTCGGCGACGTCGATAACGACGGCGAGATAACCGTAGCCGACGCGCTGAAGATACTCCGCGTCGCCGCGAAGCTGGCTCCTCCGAGCAGTCTTGGATAA
- a CDS encoding dockerin type I repeat-containing protein, giving the protein MKRILSIITAFAMLIGIAPLAVFADGGKPVESSFNITYDPSMVIATTRLTGKDVSKMLRLAVTSLKSTDYYGDDQGWYVYANLNADDSEYTSLGYFEDDRFRSLADSDEYLTFGREYYYEFNVENTSGYIWDVDNLPAVTVNGKPADVRWRNHDETGDIDVFVKAPLDDSGHAVAQVKVNPDHAIVQRGTQKQFSLEALGTSNSAEWTVIGAESASTRVSSGGLLTVAANETASLILVKASSAYSTAWAQAQVTLIDEPVRIDSVTLDVSAAVVPRGGALDIEATVTGTDVLDVEWTLDGDGMDPGTELTAFGSSARLNVSVNEGEKVLTVTARSVADPTKFAVAKITVGPGVPVPSSINVEYDAAQVALTTATTGKEATQALRDSLISVHGTESYRPGETWYVYCNANAEDSVYTCIGFFDEYGAFVTLNDSDEPLSADVQYYLWFNVENCSGCEWDVDNLPAVTVNGAKADLITWRTHDYNGDVDVFIKADVAPAGALKGDFDGDGEITVADALYALRIAAKLVPETLEAIAVGDTDGDGRLTVSDALAILRVAAKLATPGSLQQ; this is encoded by the coding sequence ATGAAACGCATTCTTTCAATTATAACGGCGTTCGCGATGCTCATCGGGATCGCGCCGCTTGCGGTCTTCGCGGACGGCGGGAAGCCGGTTGAATCGAGCTTTAACATCACCTACGATCCTTCGATGGTAATCGCCACCACCCGCCTGACCGGCAAAGACGTATCAAAAATGCTGAGGCTCGCCGTCACCTCGCTCAAGAGCACCGACTATTACGGCGACGATCAGGGCTGGTACGTTTACGCGAATCTGAACGCGGACGACAGCGAATACACCTCGCTCGGATATTTCGAAGACGACCGTTTCCGCAGTCTTGCGGATTCGGACGAGTACCTGACCTTCGGCAGAGAGTATTATTACGAATTCAACGTCGAGAATACGAGCGGTTATATCTGGGACGTAGACAATCTGCCGGCCGTGACGGTCAACGGCAAACCCGCCGACGTCAGATGGAGAAACCATGACGAAACCGGCGATATCGACGTCTTCGTCAAGGCGCCGCTCGACGACAGCGGCCACGCCGTCGCGCAAGTCAAAGTAAATCCCGATCACGCCATAGTTCAGCGCGGAACGCAAAAGCAGTTCTCGCTCGAGGCGCTCGGCACCTCTAACTCCGCCGAATGGACGGTCATCGGCGCCGAAAGCGCGTCTACGCGAGTCAGCTCCGGCGGCCTGCTCACGGTCGCCGCAAACGAGACCGCGAGCCTCATCCTCGTCAAAGCGTCCTCCGCTTATTCGACCGCGTGGGCGCAGGCGCAGGTAACGCTCATTGACGAGCCCGTCAGAATCGACAGCGTTACGCTCGACGTTTCCGCCGCGGTCGTTCCGAGAGGCGGCGCGCTGGATATCGAAGCGACCGTCACCGGTACGGACGTGCTCGACGTCGAATGGACGCTCGACGGAGACGGCATGGATCCCGGAACCGAACTGACGGCCTTCGGCTCGTCCGCGCGCCTGAACGTTTCGGTGAACGAAGGGGAAAAGGTCCTGACCGTCACCGCGCGCTCCGTCGCCGACCCCACGAAATTCGCGGTCGCAAAAATCACCGTCGGCCCCGGCGTCCCGGTCCCGTCGAGCATCAACGTCGAATATGACGCGGCTCAGGTCGCGCTCACGACCGCGACGACCGGAAAAGAAGCCACACAGGCGCTCCGCGACTCGCTGATCTCGGTTCACGGAACGGAATCATACCGCCCGGGTGAAACCTGGTACGTTTACTGCAACGCCAACGCCGAAGACAGCGTCTACACCTGCATCGGCTTCTTTGACGAATACGGCGCCTTCGTAACGCTCAACGACAGCGACGAGCCGCTTTCGGCGGACGTACAGTATTATCTCTGGTTCAACGTCGAGAACTGCTCCGGCTGCGAATGGGACGTCGACAACCTCCCGGCCGTGACGGTAAACGGCGCAAAAGCGGACTTAATCACATGGAGAACACATGACTACAACGGCGACGTCGACGTCTTCATCAAGGCTGACGTCGCGCCCGCCGGCGCTCTGAAGGGCGACTTCGACGGCGACGGCGAAATCACCGTCGCGGACGCGCTCTACGCGCTCCGCATAGCCGCGAAGCTCGTTCCCGAAACGCTCGAAGCTATCGCCGTCGGCGATACGGACGGCGACGGACGCCTCACGGTTTCCGACGCGCTGGCGATACTGCGCGTCGCCGCGAAGCTGGCAACCCCCGGTTCGCTTCAACAGTAA
- the nagB gene encoding glucosamine-6-phosphate deaminase, translated as MKVEVFDSYEGLSEAAADYIAALMLDKPDIILGLATGSSPVGIYDALTRKYEAGELDFSAVRSFNLDEYYPLSPENDQSYRYFMNKNLFDRVNIDKANTRVPSGVAEDVEKECAEYDAALAAAGGADVQVLGIGCNGHIGFNEPDGFFTAATHKVALTENTIKANARFFASEADVPRFAVTMGMGAIMSAKRIVLVANGEAKAQAIASMLTGGVDPLCPASILQLHPDVHVFIDKDAAKLL; from the coding sequence ATAAAGGTCGAAGTCTTCGACAGCTACGAAGGGCTTTCGGAAGCGGCGGCGGATTACATCGCCGCGCTGATGCTGGATAAGCCGGATATCATCCTCGGGCTCGCCACCGGTTCTTCGCCGGTCGGCATATACGACGCGCTGACCCGCAAATACGAGGCCGGCGAGCTGGATTTCTCCGCTGTCCGCAGCTTCAATCTGGACGAATACTATCCGCTTTCGCCGGAGAACGACCAGAGCTACCGCTACTTTATGAATAAAAACCTCTTCGACCGCGTCAACATCGACAAGGCGAATACCCGCGTACCCAGCGGCGTCGCCGAGGACGTGGAAAAGGAGTGCGCCGAATACGACGCCGCGCTCGCCGCGGCGGGCGGCGCGGACGTGCAGGTGCTCGGTATCGGATGCAACGGCCACATCGGCTTCAACGAGCCGGACGGCTTCTTCACCGCCGCGACCCACAAGGTCGCGCTGACCGAGAACACGATAAAGGCGAACGCCCGCTTCTTCGCGAGCGAAGCCGACGTTCCGCGCTTCGCCGTCACTATGGGTATGGGCGCGATAATGTCCGCCAAACGCATCGTCCTCGTCGCCAACGGCGAGGCGAAGGCGCAGGCGATCGCGTCGATGCTGACCGGCGGCGTCGATCCGCTCTGTCCGGCGTCGATACTGCAGCTCCACCCCGACGTGCACGTCTTCATCGACAAGGACGCCGCGAAGCTGCTGTAA
- a CDS encoding phosphoglucosamine mutase has translation MGRLFGTDGVRGVVNKELTADLAMKVGNAAARVLTDADGKRPVIALGMDTRISGDFLASALAAGICAAGADVLQLGVVPTPAVAYLVGRYKADAGVMISASHNPAEYNGIKIFSGDGYKLPDLLEEKVETLVLGNEFYACDGASVGRISRAENAVADYVEYLKSTVGGGFKVRALIDCANGSASVTAPVLFPSLCDCDIIFAEPDGVNINAGCGSTHLDKLCENVVAGGYDLGIAFDGDADRCLMVDAAGEVVDGDMIMAMAAVDMKQRGTLNKNTVVGTIMTNFGFNRFCAENGLAFIPTKVGDRFVLEEMLINGYSLGGEQSGHIIFKEFATTGDGQLTALQVLDMLTRSSAPIGQLKRVMTRYPQHLINVRVTPAGKERLFTDKVVRAAIDGAGKDLGDDGRIVVRESGTEPLIRVMVECGDEDKAQRVVAQVADTVRERLGEK, from the coding sequence ATGGGCAGACTTTTCGGAACCGACGGCGTTCGCGGCGTAGTCAACAAGGAACTGACCGCGGACCTCGCCATGAAGGTTGGCAACGCCGCGGCGCGTGTGCTCACGGATGCGGACGGGAAACGCCCCGTCATCGCGCTCGGTATGGACACCCGCATAAGCGGCGACTTCCTCGCCTCCGCGCTCGCGGCGGGCATCTGCGCCGCCGGAGCGGACGTGCTTCAGCTCGGCGTCGTGCCGACCCCCGCGGTCGCGTACCTCGTCGGCAGGTACAAGGCGGACGCGGGCGTGATGATCTCCGCGTCGCACAATCCCGCGGAGTATAACGGCATCAAGATTTTCAGCGGCGACGGCTACAAGCTGCCCGACCTGCTGGAAGAGAAGGTCGAAACGCTCGTGCTCGGTAACGAGTTCTACGCCTGCGACGGCGCCTCCGTCGGCAGGATCTCGCGCGCGGAGAACGCCGTGGCGGACTACGTGGAATACCTGAAGTCCACCGTCGGCGGCGGCTTCAAGGTGCGCGCGCTGATCGATTGCGCGAACGGCTCCGCCTCCGTGACCGCGCCGGTGCTTTTCCCGTCGCTCTGCGACTGCGATATCATCTTCGCGGAGCCGGACGGCGTGAACATCAACGCCGGCTGCGGCTCGACGCATCTGGATAAGCTCTGCGAAAATGTAGTCGCCGGCGGCTACGACCTCGGCATTGCCTTCGACGGCGACGCCGACCGCTGCCTCATGGTGGACGCGGCGGGCGAGGTCGTGGACGGCGATATGATTATGGCGATGGCCGCCGTCGATATGAAGCAGCGCGGCACGCTGAACAAAAACACCGTCGTCGGCACGATAATGACCAACTTCGGCTTCAACCGCTTCTGCGCGGAGAACGGGCTCGCCTTCATTCCCACGAAGGTCGGCGACCGCTTCGTGCTCGAGGAGATGCTGATAAACGGCTACTCCCTCGGCGGCGAGCAGTCGGGGCACATCATCTTCAAGGAGTTCGCCACGACGGGCGACGGGCAGCTTACCGCCCTTCAGGTGCTGGATATGCTCACCCGCAGCTCCGCGCCTATCGGGCAGCTGAAGCGCGTTATGACGCGCTATCCCCAGCATCTCATCAACGTCCGCGTCACGCCCGCGGGCAAGGAGCGCCTCTTCACCGACAAGGTCGTCCGCGCGGCGATCGACGGAGCGGGTAAGGATCTCGGCGACGACGGCAGGATCGTCGTGCGCGAGTCCGGCACCGAGCCGCTGATCCGCGTCATGGTCGAGTGCGGCGACGAAGATAAGGCGCAGCGAGTCGTCGCGCAGGTTGCCGACACCGTCAGAGAACGGCTCGGCGAGAAATAG